The genomic region TCGATAGAGAAGTCAGAGGTGCTGAGCGCGATGCTCAGAAAAAAGGGGATCCCCCATTCGGTGCTGAACGCAAAATACCATGAGAGAGAGGCAGAGATCATCGCACAGGCGGGACGGAGCGGCTCGGTCACGATAGCGACAAACATGGCCGGCAGGGGCACGGACATCGTCCTCGGGGGTAATCCGGGAGGTCTCGTAAAAGACCTTCTGGCCGACAAGAAAGATCCGACCGAGGAGGACTCTCGGCGCGCCCTTGAGAAGGCACGGGAGATGTGCAGCAAGGATAAAGAGCAGGTGATAGCAGCCGGCGGACTTCATATTCTTGGAACAGAGCGTCATGAGGCACGAAGGATAGACAACCAGCTTCGGGGACGTTCAGGCAGGCAGGGAGACCCCGGCTCTTCGCGGTTCTACCTGTCTCTCGAAGATGACCTCATGAGGATCTTCGGTTCCGACAGGATCTCCGGCCTCATGGGCAAGCTCGGCATGGATGAGGATATCCCGATAGAAAACAAGATGGTTTCGAAGGCCATTGAGAATGCCCAGAAGCGTGTCGAGGCGCATAACTTTGACATCAGAAAGCATCTCATCGAATATGACGATATCATGAATAAACAGAGGACCGAAATCTACGGCTTCAGGCGTGAAATCCTCCAGGGAGAAAACCTCAGGGAGAGAATCATCGATCTCCTGGAGGACGTAGCTGACGAGCTCATGGGCATCTACTGCCCTGAAGAGCGACATGCTGAGCAGTGGGACATAAAAGGCCTGAAAGACGCCTTCTTCGGAATATTCTCTGTGCCCCTTGAAGAGGTCCCCGAGGACCGTCAGCAGTTGCGGGATGCCCTTCTGTCCGCCGCAAAGGCTGCGTACGGAGGGAAGGAAACTGGTATCGGCGCAGACATGATGCGTTATCTTGAAAAGATGATGTTCCTCCAGGTCCTTGATACCCAGTGGAAGGACCATCTCCTTGGGATGGACCATCTTAAGGAGGGGATAGGGCTCAGGGGCTACGGCCAGAGAGACCCCCTCACGGAATACAAGAGAGAGGCCTTCGACATGTTCGCGGCGCTCACGGAGAGGATCTCGATGGAAACCCTCTCCAGGCTCTTCAAGATACAGATACGCGAAGAGGCCGTGAGAAAGGAGCAAGTCCTGAGAAAGCAGACCGTACGGTATAACAGGGGTGAAGGCTCCGAGGGTAACCAGCCTGTCACCAAGGGCAAGAAGATCGGGAGGAACGACCCATGCCCCTGCGGGAGCGGTAGGAAATACAAGAAGTGTTGCGGTGTAAATGCCTGAGATATTCATTATAGGGAAAGAACTCCTCAACAAGAACTTCGACTTCCTTAAGAAACACGGTACCCTTTCAAAACTCAAGTCCATCAATGATCTTAAGATAACGGCTAAGGGCGGGGCCACCCTGCTCGTCATCGACAAGACACAGAGCAGGGAGAGCTCTTTCATGGATTTCTCGAAACGACTCTCTGACGTGCCGAAGCTTATCGTATCCTCCGACGGCTCCTCAAGGGGGCTCGCTCCGTGGCTGAAGTTGCCCCTTACCTTGCCGACGAGGAACCCTGATGACAGAGAACTCTCTTTTCTTGCCCGACATCTCATCTCACAGAAGACAAATCTCCAGGACAGCATACGTCTGAAGGAGGAACTCTCCTGCTCGAGGTCGGAGCTCGATCTTCTCGAGGTCATAGGGAAGATCCTCATTTCCGATATCGCCATCGACGATATGCTCGGGGTCATCATGAAGAACGTAAAGAAGGCCCTCGGGGCGGCAGCGTGGTATGTTTTTCTGCTCAATGAGGACACCGGTGAGCTTGTCCTCGAAAGAACCGATGATAAAAAAAGCAAACAACAGCAGGAGCAGAAATTGAGGCGCGGGGAAGGGGTCGCCGGCTGGGTGTTTAAGGAGGGGATTCCCGTCATTGTCCCCGATGTCTCACAGGACAAGCGTTGCATGCATTATTCAGCTCAACAGAAGGGCTCCCATGCAGTCTCACTCATCTCAGTCCCGATCAAGACGGCCGATCATACCCTAGGAGTAATAGAATTCGTCGGCAAGGCAGCAGGAAGGCCCTTTACCAAAGACGATCTTGATCTCCTCATGCGGACCCTTGATTATGCCGCCCTCGCCATAAAGGTTGCTTCACTCTATCAGAAGATGGCCGATCTTTCCGTTACCGACGATCTGACAAAACTTTTCAACAGCCGCTATCTGAACCGGACCATTGAAGTGGAAATACAGAGATCTGAGCGTTCCCACGTATCCGTCTCGCTCATTTTCATGGATATCGACTACTTCAAGGAGGTGAATGATCATCACGGACATCTGACGGGAAGCAAACTCCTTGTGGAAATCGGCCAACTCTTGCTGAAGAACCTCCGTTCCATTGATATCGTCGCACGATACGGCGGCGATGAATTCGTCATCGTCCTTCCCCAGACCGGTCCTGACGTAGCCGAAGGGGTTGCTGAAAGGATACGCAGGGAAGTCGAACAGAATGTCTTCCTGAAGAAGGAGGGCCTTTCCATTAGAATAACTGCCAGTTTCGGTGTTGCTTCATACCCGGAACATGCAAAGTCGAAGGACGATCTTCTTCGTCTTGCCGATGAGGCCATGTACCGGGTGAAAAATTATACGAGAAACGGTGTTTATGCTATAATTTAAAAATGGCCTTCTTCAATTATGTAACAAAAGAAATCACCCTGAAGGTTGTTTACTACGGCCCCGGCCTGAGCGGAAAAACAACGAATCTCCAGCACCTCTATTCCGTTCTCGATCCTGCATCCCGCGGGAAGTTTATATCCCTCGCAACAGAGGCCGACAGGACACTCTTCTTTGATTTCCTGCCCGTTGACCTCGGAAAGATCCGGGAGTTTACGCTCCGGTTCCAGCTCTATACCGTTCCCGGGCAGATACGGTACAACGCGACGCGAAAGCTCGTTCTGAAAGGCGCAGATGCCATCATCTTTGTCGCAGACTCCCAGAGGGAGATGAGGGAGCAGAACCTTGAGAGTCTCGAAAACATGAAGGAAAACCTTGTGGCGAACAACATCGATCCCGACTCCATTCCCATGGTCATTCAGTATAATAAACGTGACCTTCCCAATGTCCTGCCTCTTGAGGAACTGGAGAGGGATCTGAACAAAAGACACTTTGAATTTACCGAGGCGGAAGCGGTCAAAGGCAAGGGAGTGATGGAGACCTTCCGCGTTATCACAAAGACCCTTGTCAAGGACATTGCCCGAAAGCATAAAGTGGATATCGCTCCTGCCAAAGATGAAGGGATAGCGATCAGGATCCACGAAAAGAGCGAGCTGGACGTTGAGGAAGCGATCCCTTTACAAGAGCCTGAGACATTCACGGAAGAGGTCGCAACTGCCTCACTCCCTGTTGCGTCGCAAGGCTCCTTCTTCCCCGACGAAAAATTGAATTCCCTGGCGGAGAGCCTCGACGAGATAAACCGAACCCTTTCAAAGATGAAAGACAGCCTTGCCTTTCTTTCGAGCGAGGTCATCGAGACGAGAAAACAGCAGGATGGCATCCATAAAGCCCTCAATGAAATAAACAGGTCTCTGTCAAAGTTCAGACCGAAAAGGCGGTGGTTCTTTTTCCTGTGAAGACCAAATCCGTTCCCCTTCCGGCTTTACCATGAGCACATTCTTCCAGAATCGGGAAACAATGCCTTAAGAAAAGAGAGAAATTATCGTATATTTCTCAGTGACGAGATGGCTTCTATAACGCAATGAGTAATTGCGCATTGAGCCGTATGTTGTACCTCTTATCTGCTCAA from Thermodesulfovibrionales bacterium harbors:
- a CDS encoding GTPase domain-containing protein, whose product is MAFFNYVTKEITLKVVYYGPGLSGKTTNLQHLYSVLDPASRGKFISLATEADRTLFFDFLPVDLGKIREFTLRFQLYTVPGQIRYNATRKLVLKGADAIIFVADSQREMREQNLESLENMKENLVANNIDPDSIPMVIQYNKRDLPNVLPLEELERDLNKRHFEFTEAEAVKGKGVMETFRVITKTLVKDIARKHKVDIAPAKDEGIAIRIHEKSELDVEEAIPLQEPETFTEEVATASLPVASQGSFFPDEKLNSLAESLDEINRTLSKMKDSLAFLSSEVIETRKQQDGIHKALNEINRSLSKFRPKRRWFFFL
- a CDS encoding sensor domain-containing diguanylate cyclase, which produces MPEIFIIGKELLNKNFDFLKKHGTLSKLKSINDLKITAKGGATLLVIDKTQSRESSFMDFSKRLSDVPKLIVSSDGSSRGLAPWLKLPLTLPTRNPDDRELSFLARHLISQKTNLQDSIRLKEELSCSRSELDLLEVIGKILISDIAIDDMLGVIMKNVKKALGAAAWYVFLLNEDTGELVLERTDDKKSKQQQEQKLRRGEGVAGWVFKEGIPVIVPDVSQDKRCMHYSAQQKGSHAVSLISVPIKTADHTLGVIEFVGKAAGRPFTKDDLDLLMRTLDYAALAIKVASLYQKMADLSVTDDLTKLFNSRYLNRTIEVEIQRSERSHVSVSLIFMDIDYFKEVNDHHGHLTGSKLLVEIGQLLLKNLRSIDIVARYGGDEFVIVLPQTGPDVAEGVAERIRREVEQNVFLKKEGLSIRITASFGVASYPEHAKSKDDLLRLADEAMYRVKNYTRNGVYAII